In Zea mays cultivar B73 chromosome 7, Zm-B73-REFERENCE-NAM-5.0, whole genome shotgun sequence, the following proteins share a genomic window:
- the LOC542277 gene encoding nucleic acid binding protein 1, producing MASSVAVSLRALAAAPLPKSSPATSCPFFVLLAPALPRRLLRLRSARRLPLAPLAASDSAFESSVGVNYAEPDDSEKDKEVELFGSGDDEGAGELVDDHSVEVSAAVEDEVEEEVGEYVEPPEEAKVYVGNLPYDVDSERLAQLFDQAGVVEVAEVIYNRETDQSRGFGFVTMSTVEEAEKAVEMFHRYDVNGRLLTVNKAAPRGSRVDRPPRQSGPSLRIYVGNLPWQVDDSRLVELFSEHGKVVDARVVYDRETGRSRGFGFVTMASQDELDDAIAALDGQSLDGRALRVNVAEERPRRGF from the exons ATGGCCTCCTCCGTCGCGGTGTCCCTCCGCGCCCTCGCTGCCGCCCCGCTCCCCAAGTCCAGCCCCGCCACTTCCTGCCCCTTCTTCGTGCTCCTTGCGCCGGCGCTGCCCCGACGCCTGCTCCGCCTCCGCTCCGCACGCCGcctgccgctcgccccgctcgccGCCTCCGATTCCGCCTTCGAGTCCTCCGTCGGAGTTAACTACGCGGAGCCCGACGACTCGGAGAAGGATAAGGAGGTGGAGTTGTTCGGATCGGGTGACGACGAGGGGGCGGGTGAGTTGGTGGATGACCATTCCGTAGAGGTCTCAGCCGCTGTCGAGgacgaggtggaggaggaggtcgGGGAGTACGTTGAGCCGCCCGAGGAGGCCAAGGTCTACGTCGGAAACCTGCCCTACGACGTCGACAGCGAGCGCCTCGCTCAGCTCTTCGACCAGGCCGGCGTCGTCGAGGTCGCAGAG GTCATTTACAACAGAGAAACAGATCAAAGTCGTGGGTTTGGGTTTGTCACTATGAGCACTGTCGAGGAGGCTGAGAAGGCTGTGGAGATGTTCCATCGCTAT GATGTCAATGGAAGGCTTCTGACTGTAAATAAAGCAGCTCCTAGAGGCTCTCGTGTGGACAGACCTCCCAGACAATCTGGGCCTTCTCTCAGAATTTATGTTGGCAACCTGCCTTGGCAAGTGGATGATTCTAGATTGGTGGAGTTGTTCAGCGAGCATGGTAAAGTAGTTGATGCCAGAGTTGTCTATGACCGAGAAACTGGGCGTTCGCGGGGATTTGGTTTTGTTACTATGGCATCGCAGGACGAATTGGATGATGCTATTGCTGCCCTTGATGGACAG AGTTTGGATGGCCGTGCCTTGCGGGTGAATGTTGCAGAGGAGCGGCCACGGCGAGGTTTCTAA